In Yersinia enterocolitica subsp. enterocolitica, one DNA window encodes the following:
- the mgtE gene encoding magnesium transporter: MPVPIIPVSFSAAAKKTSKNNAKKLAEIRNRILSLLLNNKALVDGILGRQDEREKLSDEQLAEQTLEIKTLLDDLHAADLADLLEALPNDERLALWRLVKNEKRGQTLVEVSETVWDTLIKEMSDKDLLKAMRTLHVDEQAYLAEYLPRNLMGRLLTSLDPDQRARVREVIQYGRDTVGQMMDFELVTVRADVTLATVQRYLRYRKNIPDATDKIFVIDRKNTLLGELPLTAILLNAPDTQVFEVMESNPTTFQPEQKAEDAAGAFERYDLISAAVIDAKGKLMGRLTIEEIVDVVNEESDTTLRRMGGLSPEEDVFSPVGRAVRTRWSWLAINLCTAFVASRVIGLFEDTISQLVALAALMPIVAGIGGNTGNQTITMIVRALALHHIQQGNVTFLMFRELGVALINGLVWGGIMGVVTYLLYGDPAMGGVMTLAMMLNLLMAALMGVIIPMTMARLGRDPAIGSSVMITAITDTGGFFIFLGLATLFLV; this comes from the coding sequence ATGCCAGTACCAATCATTCCGGTTTCGTTTTCTGCTGCGGCCAAAAAAACCTCTAAAAATAACGCGAAAAAACTGGCAGAAATACGCAATCGAATACTATCCCTCTTATTAAATAATAAAGCCTTAGTCGATGGCATTCTTGGCCGTCAGGATGAGCGGGAAAAACTCAGTGATGAGCAATTAGCTGAACAAACTTTAGAAATCAAAACACTGCTCGACGATCTGCACGCCGCTGACCTTGCCGACTTACTCGAAGCCTTGCCCAACGATGAACGTTTAGCATTGTGGCGGTTAGTCAAAAACGAGAAACGTGGTCAAACGCTGGTCGAAGTTTCTGAAACAGTGTGGGATACACTGATCAAAGAGATGAGCGATAAAGACCTGTTAAAAGCGATGCGCACCTTGCATGTCGATGAACAGGCTTATCTGGCCGAATACCTGCCGCGTAACTTGATGGGCCGCCTGTTAACGTCACTGGATCCGGATCAACGCGCTCGGGTACGGGAAGTTATCCAATATGGCCGCGATACTGTCGGTCAGATGATGGATTTCGAACTGGTGACGGTTCGGGCTGATGTTACCCTCGCCACCGTGCAGCGCTATTTGCGTTATCGGAAAAATATCCCTGATGCTACAGATAAAATCTTTGTTATTGATCGCAAGAATACCTTACTGGGCGAACTGCCGTTAACCGCCATTCTGCTCAACGCGCCAGATACCCAAGTATTTGAGGTAATGGAGAGCAACCCGACGACTTTCCAACCGGAACAGAAAGCAGAAGACGCCGCAGGTGCCTTTGAGCGTTATGACTTGATCAGTGCCGCCGTTATTGATGCAAAAGGCAAACTGATGGGCCGTTTGACCATCGAAGAGATCGTTGACGTGGTCAATGAAGAGAGCGACACCACCTTAAGGCGCATGGGGGGATTAAGCCCGGAAGAAGACGTGTTCTCCCCTGTAGGCCGTGCGGTTCGTACCCGTTGGTCATGGCTGGCCATCAATCTCTGCACCGCGTTTGTCGCCTCAAGGGTCATTGGATTATTTGAAGACACCATCTCACAATTAGTGGCATTGGCGGCATTAATGCCGATTGTCGCTGGCATTGGCGGTAACACCGGTAATCAAACCATCACCATGATTGTGCGCGCCCTGGCATTGCACCATATCCAACAAGGTAATGTGACCTTCCTGATGTTCAGAGAGTTAGGTGTCGCACTGATCAATGGTCTGGTGTGGGGCGGGATTATGGGGGTGGTCACCTATCTGCTCTATGGCGATCCCGCCATGGGCGGTGTGATGACGCTGGCAATGATGCTTAACTTGCTAATGGCAGCACTGATGGGCGTCATTATCCCGATGACCATGGCCCGTTTGGGCCGAGATCCGGCCATCGGTTCCAGTGTCATGATCACAGCTATCACCGATACTGGCGGCTTTTTCATTTTCCTGGGACTCGCCACTCTATTCCTGGTTTAA
- the ppk1 gene encoding polyphosphate kinase 1, whose amino-acid sequence MGQEKLYTEKELSWLSFNERVLQEAADKSNPLIERMRFLGIYSNNLDEFYKVRFADLKRRILISEEQGSAVTSRHLLKKIQSKVVKADQEFDGLYNDLLLEMARNQIFLINERQISENQQIWLKLYFKQHLRQHITPILINHDTNLVQFLKDDYTYLAVEIIRGQEIAYALLEIPSDKVPRFVNLPPEAPRRRKPMILLDNILRYCLDEIFKGFFDYDALNAYSMKMTRDAEYDLVTEMESSLLELMSSSLKQRLTAEPVRFVYQRDMPDEMVELLREKLGISNDDSVIAGGRYHNFKDFINFPNVGKSNLVNKTMPRLRHIWFDKFRNGFDAIREQDVLLYYPYHTFEHVLELLRQASFDPSVLAIKINIYRVAKDSRIIESMIHAAHNGKKVTVVVELQARFDEEANIHWAKSLTAAGVHVIFSAPGLKIHAKLFLISRLEGEEIVRYAHIGTGNFNEKTARLYTDYSLLTADARITNEVRRVFNFIENPYRPVKFDNLMVSPQNSRLMLYQLIDQEIIHAQAGESAGITLKINNLVDKGLVDRLYSASSAGVKIRLLVRGMCSLIPNMPGISDNIQVTSIVDRFLEHDRVYVFENKGDKLVYLSSADWMTRNIDYRIEVAVSLLDPRLKQRVLDILELLFNDTVKARYIDKELSNRYVPRGNRRKVRAQIAIYDYLKALEQPDASS is encoded by the coding sequence ATGGGTCAGGAAAAGCTCTACACCGAAAAAGAACTCAGTTGGTTATCTTTTAATGAACGGGTATTGCAGGAAGCGGCGGATAAGAGCAATCCACTTATCGAGCGGATGCGATTTCTTGGCATTTACTCCAATAATCTCGACGAATTTTATAAAGTCCGTTTCGCCGATCTGAAACGGCGCATTTTAATTAGCGAGGAGCAAGGTTCTGCCGTCACCTCTCGCCATTTGCTGAAAAAAATCCAAAGTAAAGTGGTGAAAGCCGATCAAGAATTTGACGGGCTTTATAATGATCTATTGCTGGAAATGGCGCGTAATCAAATCTTCTTGATTAATGAGCGGCAAATTTCCGAGAATCAGCAAATCTGGTTAAAGCTATATTTCAAACAGCATCTGCGCCAGCACATCACGCCGATTCTGATTAACCACGACACTAATTTGGTTCAATTCTTAAAAGATGATTACACCTATCTGGCAGTGGAAATTATCCGTGGTCAGGAAATAGCCTATGCGCTGTTAGAAATACCTTCAGATAAAGTACCGCGCTTCGTTAATTTACCACCGGAAGCTCCTCGCCGCCGCAAACCAATGATATTACTTGATAATATTCTTAGGTATTGTCTCGATGAGATTTTTAAAGGCTTCTTTGATTATGATGCGCTGAATGCCTATTCCATGAAGATGACCCGCGATGCGGAATATGATTTGGTCACTGAAATGGAATCCAGCCTGCTGGAATTGATGTCGTCGAGCCTAAAACAGCGCCTGACCGCTGAGCCAGTACGCTTTGTTTATCAACGCGATATGCCTGATGAAATGGTAGAATTACTGCGCGAAAAACTGGGTATCTCGAATGATGACTCCGTTATTGCCGGCGGCCGTTACCATAATTTCAAAGACTTTATTAACTTCCCTAATGTCGGCAAAAGCAATCTGGTTAACAAAACTATGCCACGCCTGCGCCACATTTGGTTTGATAAATTCCGCAATGGTTTTGATGCTATTCGCGAACAGGATGTGCTGCTGTATTACCCTTATCACACCTTCGAACACGTGTTGGAATTGCTGCGTCAAGCATCATTCGATCCCAGCGTTTTGGCCATTAAAATCAATATCTACCGCGTTGCCAAAGATTCGCGCATTATCGAATCAATGATCCATGCCGCTCATAATGGTAAAAAAGTGACAGTGGTGGTGGAATTACAGGCGCGTTTCGATGAAGAAGCCAATATTCATTGGGCCAAAAGTCTGACTGCCGCTGGCGTGCACGTTATTTTCTCCGCGCCGGGGCTGAAAATTCATGCCAAATTATTCTTAATCTCTCGACTCGAAGGCGAGGAGATCGTGCGTTATGCTCATATTGGCACCGGTAACTTTAATGAGAAAACAGCACGTCTTTATACCGACTATTCTTTACTGACGGCAGATGCGCGTATTACCAATGAAGTGCGGCGGGTATTTAACTTTATTGAAAACCCTTACCGCCCGGTCAAGTTCGATAATCTGATGGTGTCACCACAGAACTCGCGCTTGATGTTATATCAATTGATCGATCAGGAAATTATTCATGCTCAGGCGGGCGAAAGTGCCGGTATTACCCTGAAGATAAATAATTTAGTGGATAAAGGCCTGGTAGATAGGTTATATAGCGCCTCCAGTGCGGGCGTGAAAATCCGGCTATTAGTGCGAGGGATGTGTTCGTTAATCCCCAATATGCCGGGGATCAGCGATAATATTCAGGTCACCAGTATTGTTGATCGCTTCTTAGAGCATGACCGGGTATACGTTTTTGAGAATAAAGGCGACAAACTAGTCTATCTCTCTTCCGCCGACTGGATGACCCGTAACATTGATTATCGTATTGAGGTGGCAGTCTCATTACTAGACCCGAGGTTAAAGCAGCGGGTGCTGGATATTTTAGAGCTGTTATTCAACGACACGGTAAAAGCCCGTTATATTGATAAAGAACTGAGTAATCGTTATGTACCGCGTGGAAATAGGCGCAAAGTACGTGCACAGATTGCCATCTATGATTATTTAAAAGCGCTGGAACAACCAGACGCATCGAGCTAA
- a CDS encoding subtilase family AB5 toxin binding subunit, with product MKIKAIALASLLVSSVTSAAMKDYDTYYSNVIINNFSSGVYNSGGKDTTFFCIGYTRVGNKPDINNACKVDVYGKYKNGFSAMMDTAKFYYSTGLQVRVYIKKDVWYDPAFRTGFSANELIAITSCSSHDYCVGPKLK from the coding sequence ATGAAAATAAAGGCAATTGCATTGGCATCTTTGTTGGTTTCATCAGTGACTTCAGCTGCAATGAAGGATTATGATACTTATTACAGTAATGTAATAATAAATAACTTCTCAAGTGGAGTATATAATTCAGGAGGTAAAGACACTACTTTCTTTTGTATTGGATACACGAGGGTTGGAAATAAACCAGATATCAATAACGCATGTAAAGTAGATGTGTACGGGAAATACAAGAATGGTTTTTCAGCCATGATGGACACAGCCAAGTTTTATTATTCTACTGGTTTACAAGTAAGAGTATATATAAAGAAAGACGTCTGGTATGATCCGGCCTTTAGAACTGGATTTTCTGCTAATGAGCTTATTGCCATTACAAGCTGTAGTAGTCATGATTATTGTGTAGGGCCTAAATTAAAATAA
- the purN gene encoding phosphoribosylglycinamide formyltransferase — protein sequence MKKIVVLVSGQGSNLQALIDAQQQGRISGEISAVFSNNPDAYGLQRAELAGIPHHAIDAKSYASRASFDLALAQAIDEYQPDLLVLAGYMRILSPEFVQHYAGRMLNIHPSLLPKYPGLHTHRQALENGDQEHGTSVHFVTEELDGGPVILQAKVPIFSDDSETDVMSRVQTQEHSIYPLVVGWFTDGRLTMRDNAAWLDDKRLPAQGYAAE from the coding sequence ATGAAAAAGATAGTGGTTTTAGTTTCAGGCCAAGGCAGCAACTTGCAAGCATTGATAGACGCCCAGCAACAAGGGCGTATTTCAGGCGAGATTAGTGCTGTTTTCAGTAATAACCCTGATGCTTATGGCTTACAACGTGCTGAATTGGCAGGTATTCCCCACCATGCAATAGATGCTAAATCTTATGCTTCGCGTGCCAGCTTTGATTTAGCATTAGCGCAAGCCATTGATGAATATCAGCCTGATTTACTGGTGCTGGCGGGTTATATGCGCATTCTCAGCCCGGAATTTGTTCAGCATTATGCTGGCCGGATGTTGAATATTCATCCCTCGCTGCTGCCGAAATACCCCGGCTTGCATACCCATCGTCAAGCATTGGAAAACGGCGACCAGGAACACGGTACCTCCGTGCATTTTGTCACAGAAGAACTGGATGGCGGCCCGGTCATCCTGCAAGCTAAAGTCCCGATCTTTAGTGATGATAGCGAAACAGATGTAATGTCGAGAGTGCAAACTCAAGAGCACAGTATTTACCCGTTAGTGGTCGGCTGGTTTACTGATGGCCGTCTGACAATGCGTGATAATGCCGCCTGGCTGGATGATAAACGCTTACCCGCACAAGGTTATGCGGCTGAGTGA
- the ppx gene encoding exopolyphosphatase yields the protein MPLTNNSITSKPQEIAAIDLGSNSFHMVIARVVNGALQVLGRLKQRVHLADGLDSNNMLSEEAIERGLACLALFAERLQGFSPDNVCIVGTHSLRQAANAETFLKRAAEVIPYPIEIISGQEEARLIFMGVEHTQPEKGRKLVIDIGGGSTELVIGEDFEPLLVESRRMGCVSFAQQFFPHGEISKTNFKRARLAAAQKLENLAWQYRIQGWQYALGASGTIKATYEVLVEMGEKDGLITPERLEMLVEQVLQYKHFSALSLPGLSEDRQSVFVPGLAILCGVFDALAIKELRLSDGALREGVLYEMEGRFRHQDIRQRTAKSLAEHYNIDREQARRVLETTEQLYAQWMAQNTKLVQPQLEALLKWAAMLHEVGLSINHSGMHRHSAYILQNTNLPGFNQEQQLLLATLVRMHRKAIKLDELPRLNLFKKKYYLPLIQLLRLSTLLNNQRQSTTTPETLRLITDDSHWTLRFPAGYLAQNNLVQLDFEREQAYWDDVVGWKLIIEEEAAEEAESEAETPKT from the coding sequence ATGCCGCTAACCAACAATTCGATTACCTCGAAACCGCAAGAAATTGCTGCTATCGACCTGGGATCTAACAGTTTTCATATGGTCATTGCCCGCGTCGTCAACGGCGCGTTGCAGGTTTTAGGGCGCCTGAAGCAGCGCGTGCATCTGGCTGATGGTCTGGATAGCAATAATATGCTCAGTGAAGAAGCCATTGAGCGGGGTCTGGCTTGCCTGGCCCTGTTTGCCGAACGTTTGCAAGGTTTCTCACCAGATAATGTCTGCATCGTGGGGACGCATTCACTGCGACAAGCGGCGAATGCAGAGACTTTCCTCAAGCGCGCCGCCGAAGTTATTCCTTACCCGATCGAAATTATTTCGGGTCAGGAAGAAGCGCGTCTGATTTTCATGGGAGTCGAACATACCCAGCCGGAGAAAGGCCGTAAACTGGTGATTGATATCGGTGGTGGTTCAACCGAGTTGGTTATTGGCGAAGATTTTGAACCTCTGCTGGTTGAAAGCCGCCGTATGGGGTGTGTCAGTTTTGCGCAACAGTTTTTCCCACACGGAGAAATCAGTAAGACAAACTTTAAACGCGCCCGCCTGGCTGCTGCACAAAAGTTGGAAAATCTTGCCTGGCAATACCGCATTCAAGGCTGGCAATATGCTCTGGGTGCATCCGGCACCATTAAGGCCACCTACGAAGTATTGGTGGAAATGGGCGAGAAAGACGGGCTTATCACCCCAGAACGCCTCGAAATGCTGGTTGAGCAAGTACTGCAATACAAACACTTCTCTGCACTAAGCCTGCCGGGGTTATCGGAAGATCGCCAATCAGTATTTGTACCGGGTTTGGCTATCTTGTGTGGCGTATTTGATGCATTAGCAATCAAAGAGTTACGTCTGTCTGATGGGGCATTGCGTGAAGGCGTGTTGTACGAAATGGAAGGCCGTTTCCGTCATCAAGATATCCGTCAGCGCACCGCTAAAAGTTTGGCCGAACACTACAATATTGATAGAGAGCAAGCCCGCCGGGTGCTGGAAACCACTGAGCAACTTTATGCACAATGGATGGCACAGAATACCAAGTTGGTGCAGCCACAACTGGAAGCATTACTAAAATGGGCGGCAATGCTACACGAAGTGGGGCTGAGTATTAATCACAGCGGGATGCACCGCCATTCTGCTTATATATTGCAAAATACCAATCTGCCCGGCTTCAATCAGGAGCAGCAATTGCTGCTGGCAACTCTGGTGCGTATGCATCGTAAAGCCATTAAGCTTGATGAGTTGCCACGCTTGAATTTGTTCAAGAAAAAGTATTATTTGCCGTTAATTCAGTTATTACGCTTAAGCACGTTATTGAATAATCAGCGCCAATCGACCACCACGCCGGAAACTCTGCGACTGATAACTGACGATAGCCATTGGACATTGCGTTTCCCAGCCGGTTACCTGGCACAAAATAATCTGGTACAACTGGATTTTGAACGTGAGCAGGCTTATTGGGATGATGTGGTTGGCTGGAAGCTAATCATTGAAGAAGAAGCAGCGGAAGAAGCCGAATCTGAGGCCGAAACGCCCAAAACATAA
- the speG gene encoding spermidine N1-acetyltransferase produces MSTTSSVRLRPLERDDLPFVHQLDNNASVMRYWFEEPYEAFVELSDLYDKHIHDQSERRFIIESQGTKVGLVELVEINHIHRRAEFQIIIDPAHQGKGFAGSAARLAMEYGFSVLNLYKLYLIVDKENEKAIHIYTKLGFEIEGELKQEFFINGEYRTVIRMCIFQPQYLAKYKTPSIKSA; encoded by the coding sequence ATGTCTACCACTAGCAGCGTCCGGTTACGCCCTCTGGAACGGGATGATCTGCCGTTTGTCCATCAGTTAGATAACAATGCCAGCGTTATGCGTTATTGGTTTGAAGAGCCTTATGAGGCTTTCGTCGAGCTGTCTGATCTGTATGATAAACATATCCATGATCAGAGTGAGCGCCGCTTTATTATTGAAAGCCAGGGCACCAAAGTGGGTCTGGTTGAATTAGTTGAAATTAACCACATTCACCGCCGCGCTGAGTTTCAGATTATTATCGACCCAGCCCATCAAGGTAAAGGTTTTGCCGGTTCGGCGGCACGACTCGCAATGGAATACGGTTTTTCCGTCCTAAACTTGTACAAACTGTATTTAATTGTGGATAAAGAAAATGAGAAAGCCATTCATATTTATACAAAATTAGGCTTTGAAATAGAAGGTGAATTAAAACAAGAGTTCTTTATCAATGGTGAGTATCGCACAGTAATCCGTATGTGTATTTTCCAGCCGCAATATTTGGCTAAATATAAGACACCATCGATAAAGAGTGCTTAA
- a CDS encoding IS3 family transposase (programmed frameshift) produces MRKIRFTEHQIIAVLKSVEAGRTVKDVCREAAISEASYYNWKAKYGGMEAADIKKIKDLEDENRRLKQMFADLSLECRALKDVIEKKPLKPAIKRELVNYLTTQFTMSIRQACRTLSLSRTVFRYQPNKRRDEPVIQRLTEAAERYPRYGFKKLFQVLRRQGHAWNHKRVHRIYCLLKLNFRRKGKQRLPVRNPAPLATPEALNQSWSIDFMHDALTCGRRFRTFNVVDDFNREALAIEIDLNIPAQRVVRVLDRIVANRGYPLKMRMDNGPELISLALAQWAEDHGVMLEFIKPGKPTQNAFIERFNRTYRTEILDFYLFRTLNEAREITERWLNEYNSERPHESLNNLTPEEYRLMGEKTEISKSVWN; encoded by the exons ATGCGTAAAATCCGATTCACCGAGCACCAGATCATCGCCGTACTGAAATCAGTCGAAGCGGGTAGGACCGTCAAAGATGTGTGCCGCGAGGCTGCTATTTCCGAAGCCAGCTATTACAATTGGAAGGCGAAATATGGCGGGATGGAAGCCGCTGATATCAAAAAGATCAAAGATCTAGAAGACGAGAATCGCCGTCTGAAGCAGATGTTTGCTGATCTGAGTCTGGAATGCCGTGCGCTGAAAGACGTCATCGAAAAAAAGC CTTTAAAACCAGCGATAAAGCGTGAGCTCGTCAACTATCTGACCACGCAGTTTACGATGAGCATACGCCAGGCATGCAGGACGTTATCGCTGAGCAGGACGGTGTTTCGTTATCAACCGAATAAACGACGTGATGAACCGGTGATCCAGAGGCTGACTGAGGCGGCTGAACGCTATCCCCGCTACGGATTTAAGAAGCTTTTTCAGGTGCTTCGCAGGCAGGGACACGCCTGGAACCACAAGCGTGTACACCGGATTTACTGTCTGCTAAAACTGAATTTTCGTCGTAAAGGGAAACAACGCCTGCCGGTGCGTAATCCGGCTCCGCTGGCCACGCCGGAAGCCCTCAACCAAAGCTGGTCGATTGATTTTATGCACGACGCGCTGACATGTGGCCGACGTTTTCGGACTTTCAACGTCGTGGATGATTTTAACCGCGAGGCTCTGGCTATCGAAATTGACCTGAATATCCCGGCGCAGCGCGTTGTGCGGGTGCTGGACAGAATAGTGGCAAACCGTGGATATCCGCTGAAAATGCGGATGGATAACGGGCCAGAACTAATATCACTGGCGCTGGCACAATGGGCTGAAGACCATGGCGTGATGCTGGAATTTATCAAGCCCGGCAAACCGACGCAAAACGCATTTATCGAACGGTTTAACCGAACGTATCGGACCGAAATACTGGATTTTTATCTGTTCAGAACGCTGAATGAAGCACGGGAAATAACGGAACGCTGGCTGAATGAATACAACAGTGAGCGGCCCCATGAATCCCTGAATAACCTGACGCCGGAAGAATACCGGCTGATGGGTGAGAAGACGGAAATCTCAAAAAGTGTGTGGAACTAA
- a CDS encoding YfgG family protein — translation MKRRPSTQLTKIILLVSFLILFGRLLYAGIASISHHQERRDAQRVELSVDGELPGPHETDVSP, via the coding sequence ATGAAAAGACGGCCATCAACCCAACTAACAAAAATCATCTTGCTGGTGAGCTTTCTGATTCTGTTTGGCCGCTTGCTGTATGCAGGGATTGCCTCTATTTCTCATCATCAGGAGCGACGAGATGCGCAACGAGTTGAGTTGTCAGTGGATGGTGAACTTCCTGGCCCGCATGAGACAGATGTTAGCCCCTAG